DNA from Poecilia reticulata strain Guanapo linkage group LG20, Guppy_female_1.0+MT, whole genome shotgun sequence:
CAGGTTAACATAAGTCAAATTGCCCAGCATGCTAAGCGACCCATCATTCGCCGAAACCTGGCTCAGTTTGTTGTTGCTAATATCCAGTTCGTACAAGTTGCTGGAGAACTGTTCTGTTGAGAAATTGAGTGTTTCCAGGCAGTTCGTGGCCATCCGGAGTCTTGACAGGGTGGGCATTTTCTGAATAAACCCATCGGGGAAATAATCCACTCGGTTTCTTCTCAAATCTAACGTGTCCAGAGAAGAAACATCACCGTGAAGGTCATCATCCCACAACTGAGcagtcacattttttatgtgcttttttaGGTTATAGAACTCAACACTCGTGGTTGCGTTCTGGAGTGTGCTATTATCTGCTAAATGTTCATAGAACCTGAGAATGTTGTGCGAGAGATAAAGGTTCTGCAATTTACTGCGTGTtggcaaaaaaggaaaaaagaagagcCTGTTATTTGACAGATCAAGCGTCTCCAGCTGGAAAGTGTCATTGAGATCCTGCCTTGAGATAAACCACTCGATGAAGTTGTAGCTGGCATTGAGGACGACCAATTGAGTCATGTGGAAGTCAGTCAGACAAGGCAGATAGTTGAAGGCCAAGTTGAGCCTCTGAAGTTTTGGGTTGCTCCCGAAGGCGCTGTCAATTTCAAACATTATGTTTCTTTGGAGATCAAGGTCTTTGAGGTTATGAAGATCCCTGAACGAGGTCTCATCCAATCTCTGCAAGAGGTTTCCAGAAAGATTGAGGTACTCCAGGGATGATAAGTTTTGAAGTAGAGTGGAAGCCATTTCATCGGTAAGCTTATTCTCAGAAAGATCTAGAAATCTCAGACTAGGTAGCGTTCTTAATGCAAGGCTGGTTTCCTCAAAGCCAATGTTTATATTGTTATTTGCTAGGTTTAGGTTCTCTAACAATTGTGAAtctggaaaaacatttgattgtACTTCCTCCAGACCATTGCAAGCTAAAGTTATGGTGATTAGTGATGGGTAGCGAAGAAAAGAGACGTTATGTAgtgttttaatttgattgtAGTTGAGCTGCAGCTCTTCTAAGTTCCCGGGCAGTCTTTCTGGTACAGATGAGAGTTTGCCATTGTTGCACAGCGCTGCCTTTTGTACCTGTAGAGAAACAAAAGCACGCAGGTTTCAGTTTTTGCATTGTGTTGTTGGTCGTGAAGAAGAATGAATTCATCGTTccaaaaagtcataaaaatctggttttatttgaagtGTCGAccaaaactttagaaaaataaatatttccacataactaAAGACCAGCGCTGTGGGCTGTAGCATCGGGTTAAGTGCGAGGTTAAAGATCATCACGTCAAAGCTCTTTTAGTTAGATTTTTAGATTACTTTCAACAGCACATCACATTGATATAATCATCCACATGGTAGCACGCTATGTTGGCATTACTACTGCTATattagctatatatatatactgcgatatatatatatatatatatatatatatatatatatatatatatattcctgcTAGATTAGTTTTAGATTGCTGATTTGACCTCGTCCTACTAAGATGACAACGAAACCCCACTTTTACAAAGCCAAcctcttgttttctctcttttcaggAGTTTGTTTTCAGCCCATCATCTGAGCAGCACGGGTTTTTTCATGTGCATGAGAACTATTTTGCGATTGGTTCGAAAATTTCAAATGACTGAGgctaatacaaaaaataaaaaaaataaaaaatctcaacattCCTCTTACCACTCAGTCAAAAACGTTCTGCAAACTATGTACCGGCCTTTTCTAGGGTAGGTATGTAAAATAGGTTGATACATTAGGTAAGTAGTGATAGTAATTTTCAGCTTTATGCCCTGTGTGTTGAgcgtaaaataaaaaaataacaaataagtTATAAGACAATAActcaaaaaactatttttagtatattttactcagttttaatcagttttcgatgcaaatatttaataatgtttaCTTAGTCTGGTTGTATTGGGAAATCTGTCACGAATTTACAGATTTCCTCAGCACTATTTTATGGGGTCATATTTCTGGTCTAAACAATTGTATTTGCGCAGTagtattttattatcttttctAACAATCACTTTTTGCTCTTAattagttttttgggggggtatTTTTATGAGCATGTATGTATTACTTTATAGATTTGACATCTTCTCAATAGCTAGGAAgaactttaatttgttgttttttttttttaagtaagttCATAAATAATCCTAAggaagtaaaataatgttttgcagAGCCAGCGCCTTTTTGACGCAGCCTGTTCTAAGCTCCTTTccgtgttgttttatttttgtctttgtgtatTTCACACTTTTTACTATTGTTAATCTCAATGAAAGTGATGCATCTTACCAGCTTGCAGGGACTGTATTGTGGATGGCTTGAGACGGGTGTCAGGATTCTCCACATGACCAACAAGCAAAATAGGACGGGAGTAAGACCTTGGTCTGGCATTTTATCATTctcactgttaaaaaaaacaaagaaataagacaaaaaaaacaaaaaagttgtcactTCTCATtagtttcatttctgtttaccataacaaaacaaaaaaaactcatgtgCCATGAAAGATAGCTGAAATTACTCAATGGTGACTTCTTTAACCGTGCACTTactcaaagagaaaaagaaatgaaagcaaaaataattaaatagctGCTTGACGTTACGCTGATTTAAAAGTAAGGCTCTTTCTTTCGCAATTGCCAAAGCAAGATTTCAGTTTCTGactcaaaataagaaaaagattgTCATACTGCAAGCGAAGTAATGCATTTTCTATTACATAAATTACGTAAGGTTgtgttttgccattttaataattttccaAATCCTTAATTGTCACACTATGCTAAATTGTTGTCACTAAAAGTGCATGACTAAAATATCTGGtccataattaattttatttttttcccagtggtTAGAAATCCTAAAAACTGAGATGTACGCTGCATGTAACTTCTTTCCATTAATCTACATGCTCATGACAGTCTAACATATTTCACAGATTTAGAATTTTTGGAATTTAGATCCTATACCAGTGAGCAGAAAGTGGCNNNNNNNNNNNNNNNNNNNNNNNNNNNNNNNNNNNNNNNNNNNNNNNNNNNNNNNNNNNNNNNNNNNNNNNNNNNNNNNNNNNNNNNNNNNNNNNNNNNNNNNNNNNNNNNNNNNNNNNNNNNNNNNNNNNNNNNNNNNNNNNNNNNNNNNNNNNNNNNNNNNNNNNNNNNNNNNNNNNNNNNNNNNNNNNNNNNNNNNNNNNNNNNNNNNNNNNNNNNNNNNNNNNNNNNNNNNNNNNNNNNNNNNNNNNNNNNNNNNNNNNNNNNNNNNNNNNNNNNNNNNNNNNNNNNNNNNNNNNNNNNNNNNNNNNNNNNNNNNNNNNNNNNNNNNNNNNttttgtttgtttgtttgtttgtttgtttgtttttacatggaAATGCCATGTCGACGACAAATCTTTtaatgtcaactttttttttttttttttttactatactTTTGTTGCCGGGTTTATCGGCGATCTTCAGGATTCACGGCGCCTGCACCGCTGCGCGCCGCTTTGTCGCACATGACTACTGTTCTGAGAACAAACTTGCTTAAAAGATAACACACAACCGGCtcgagataaaaaaaaatcatcgggtggataaaaatgtatatatattttaaaaaaatgccgTACAGTACAATTTGAAATCATGCAACCCTGCATATAAATTCCTTATATTATTGTGAGTTAACGCTTAAAAGGCTTTAACCAACTGACACAAGAAGTGCAGGCAATATCTGTTTTCAGAGCACATCATTCCCCATATCTTGCTCAAAGAttgtaaatatcaaacattCAGCATCTGCTTGTTTAGCCGTGTCTCTTAGCATACTGAGGTGGTTGAACGGAGCTTAGTGCATTTACTTACACTGGTGGTTAGATGCGGATTTCCCAAGCCACTGACGGTTGATCCCCTGACCATATCGCTGAGTGACTTGCTGTTGTAGGAAGATCTctctcgtgtgtgtgtgtgactttcAGCTGCAGAGCTCCTCTCTTACTGAAGCGCTAGTGCCCCCCCAacccctccctttttttttttttatttgttactcTTCACGGAAGCAGGCAGGCAACGGAAACCGAGTCACATGGACAAGTTGCAAACACACTGAGGTTCTCAAGACCCGAGCCACAGGAAGGCGAGCGCAGGCTCAACAGCTAACGAGCAGGACCGTGTGCGTGttcatgttctttttctttctttctctcttcctttctttctttctttcttccttctttttttgctctttgcaaCATCACACACACAAGTTGTGTTGTGACAAGAAAGACGACTAGTACCAGCAGCATGAGTGCCACCACAAAAACCCAACGAGAACACACCCTTCACACCCTCCGCTCATTCGGATCAGTCAAGCTACTAGAAAGGAAAccactcaacacacacacacacacccttccTGCCTGCTTTTCGGCCTCTCGCAGAAGCTGAGGCACATCTGCATAAAGGCAGGTTTACTAAAGTTACACTGAAGGATCGCAGTGGTTCTGGGACcaggaaatgcaacaaaactgaCAAGAGTGGGGGGTCATTAATGCTCTACACGGCCGCTAATAAATCTACAAAATGGCTACTTTCAGCAACCACAAAGTTCCACAAACTGTTCCGGTCTTCTTGTTGAAAATCGGCAGGAGCTTAACCAACTCGATTAAGTTGCTCCGGCAGGGTTGCTGCTTTCAAATCTAATGGGTGCAAGAATAGGGAATTGGGAATCAGGAAGTGCCGTTTATGTCCTTGGAGGGTTCATTTGTTAGTAATTCCTTCCTGTTTTCGTACAGGATATCTCAGGCTCTCGGTTCTGACTGGCTTAAAATTAGGTGGCATGTGCATTACAGAATGTGCATATTGACTCAGCTGCCTGGCTCTTTGTGAGACGACTAAGAGACAACTTAGAATGGGCATTGACAAAAACGTGCCGCcaacttatttttattgttttttgcacaAAGGCAAACTTGTCTCGCGAGAAATAATGGAAGCAAGGAAAACTTGAGTCCATCAGATGACATAGAAGTCTTCTGAGATTGTGGTTCGGCGTGGCATCACGATCTGTCACGAATTACCGTCAAAACCAGCTGCGACAGGAGGTGCACATACACTCAGCTCGTATTAGATTTCTATTTTTCATCCTGCATTTGAATCATTCTACTTCCAGGGTGAAAGGAACATTACGCAAACGACTTAATCTTAAGAACAAGCACTGGATTTTACAGCGGCTCAAAATCAAGCATACACCCCCCCGGATATCTGTTTTGGAAACCATTACTAGGTTCCAGAGAAACAACTTGCTTTCATCAGAAAGCAATAAGGCTCCGGTATAAAAATGTCTCAATATTTGACCACTCTTCTTTTCAAAACTGGCAGAGGAAGCTTAAAATGGGGGTGTTTTTAACGGCAAGAGTGTAGCTTTCAACTACAGCTCACGGACAGGTTTAGGTCAGTAGTTTGGATAGGATGTTTGGGTTCATCGTCAGGTTGGAACCCCCAACAGTGTCCAGGTTTTACCCGTCGGACCTAGGCTACCATTTTCACATGAAAGATGAGAATGATCAGGAATCGAGGAATCATTAAAGCTCAAAAGTTGAATCAAAAATCGCTGGAAGAGAGTGGAGTCGCTTTTAAATAATTGTGGGTTACAACGgtgcagacaaagaaaaaaaggtctGCTTCAAAATTGTGCATCCGTTTCCTGCtttagttatatatatatacacctTACAATCTGCCAATTCTGGAAACAAGATGGTCTGTGCCtcaccaggaaaaaaaaatccatgttttttgCACGACAGAAATCAAACCCTccttttgaacagtttttagCTGGTTTCCACAAGGTGCTCTCACAGTTTATCTTTGCTGATGAGCTTCAAGTCTTTGAGGTTGTAGGGCCCCCCTTTGCAATCGACCTCATCTTTAGAGATTCAAGTTGGCACTCTGACTGGGTCACCACAAAACATCACTACTCCTTCCTTTTCAGAAGAAACATTCTGGTAAAGTGAGCGTAAAGTGAGCTAGGGGTTTGAGTAATCTTGGCCGTCACTTTAACAGAAGGATGTGTTTTGATGATGGTCTGTTTGGCCATTCGGCGGAGAGTTATGTTTATCACAGGGTGTCGTAGGTCAACAAGATGGTTTCACTTGTGTGATGTGGCTCAATCCTAGTGACTTCTATGGTGTAGCTCTCTGGCCTTTGTTCTGAGTTGAGGTCTGAGTAGGACTTTCAGGTATTGCACCtaatattttgcacaaaagcAGCAGCCATACAGCAGCTGTTCTCAGGCTTAATTTAtggcattttatttgaaatcgGTTGAAAATAGAGTTTGTCCACCAAGCCACCGTGATCTCTGAGAG
Protein-coding regions in this window:
- the nrros gene encoding transforming growth factor beta activator LRRC33 — translated: MPDQGLTPVLFCLLVMWRILTPVSSHPQYSPCKLVQKAALCNNGKLSSVPERLPGNLEELQLNYNQIKTLHNVSFLRYPSLITITLACNGLEEVQSNVFPDSQLLENLNLANNNINIGFEETSLALRTLPSLRFLDLSENKLTDEMASTLLQNLSSLEYLNLSGNLLQRLDETSFRDLHNLKDLDLQRNIMFEIDSAFGSNPKLQRLNLAFNYLPCLTDFHMTQLVVLNASYNFIEWFISRQDLNDTFQLETLDLSNNRLFFFPFLPTRSKLQNLYLSHNILRFYEHLADNSTLQNATTSVEFYNLKKHIKNVTAQLWDDDLHGDVSSLDTLDLRRNRVDYFPDGFIQKMPTLSRLRMATNCLETLNFSTEQFSSNLYELDISNNKLSQVSANDGSLSMLGNLTYVNLSRNDLKELPFGLFSSLPRIHSVDLSYNNIGICLPDETKINTSSITECLQWNNIDSLRQLHLRGCNLEAVPKSAFTGLSLTHLELSDNPGIDVQDSLQCLSRTLQHLGLGNTQTRDIDLSHFQSLKSLNLSRNSLYSLPKSLYDIDLKVLDVRGNRLSTIPSGEAHTLASKLQTIFLSGNAFNCCQTEWFRIFESAKTINMVAMSDIECHDILQMTHRVQDSERFYCLEAGESILWYILLLVPICLFLTGISIVTFLTYKPKLLQTSIKKKYLKPTSY